One region of Natronorubrum aibiense genomic DNA includes:
- a CDS encoding ABC transporter substrate-binding protein: MPQDMVDVTRRRLLASGAAVSAAAIAGCIGGGDGDGAEQFHFTQEQSREEQFDPVISNDAYSFQVIQLVFDGLYEYNDGLELQPKLATGEPTVERDGTRYIFELVEGATFHNGDEVTAADVAHSFTAPVEEETENAAEYDMIENTEVIDDYQLQVDLGDEPYGPFELATMGVTVVPESVRTDDPEAFNRDPVGSGPFEFADFQDNEYVELERNDDYWDDLEPNLEQVRFVAHDDDAGRISDIRSGDTDAIAGIPNDDWDVLEDEEGVELYSAESPSFMYMAFNCNEGPTANPEVRRAIAHSFSMQDFIESNAGNVASPMYSPVPPVVNDVWGFPEDEYQELLPEYDPDEAQSLLEEHAPDDFEPTIITPEGIRTQLAERIATRLDEIGYGADVQTLDFATLVDTYTSGNEDDYQMYMLGWTGGPDPDFYLYPLFHESQAGVNQGHYYEGSDGFHDDIAEARNSADQDARYDLYEPVIREIVEELPVLPAFTQDNTMAARDYVQGLQAHPEVTRNPTLVAEYTNVSME, translated from the coding sequence ATGCCACAAGACATGGTGGACGTTACCAGGCGACGTCTCCTCGCTTCAGGGGCCGCCGTCTCCGCGGCAGCAATTGCAGGGTGCATTGGTGGCGGTGACGGTGATGGTGCCGAGCAGTTCCACTTCACGCAAGAGCAATCGCGCGAAGAACAGTTCGACCCCGTCATCTCGAACGACGCCTACAGCTTTCAGGTGATTCAACTCGTCTTCGACGGCCTCTACGAGTACAACGACGGACTCGAGTTACAGCCGAAACTCGCGACGGGCGAGCCGACCGTCGAGCGCGACGGGACGCGCTATATTTTCGAACTTGTGGAGGGAGCGACGTTCCACAACGGCGACGAGGTGACCGCCGCGGACGTCGCCCACTCCTTTACCGCGCCGGTCGAAGAGGAAACCGAAAACGCGGCCGAGTACGACATGATCGAGAACACCGAGGTCATCGACGACTACCAACTCCAGGTCGACCTCGGTGACGAGCCATACGGTCCGTTCGAACTCGCAACGATGGGTGTCACGGTGGTTCCCGAATCCGTCCGCACCGACGATCCCGAAGCGTTCAACAGGGATCCGGTCGGCTCCGGCCCGTTCGAGTTCGCCGACTTCCAGGACAACGAGTACGTCGAACTCGAGCGCAACGACGACTACTGGGACGACCTCGAGCCGAATCTCGAGCAGGTTCGCTTCGTCGCCCACGACGACGACGCGGGCCGGATCTCCGACATTCGATCGGGCGACACCGACGCCATCGCCGGGATTCCAAACGACGACTGGGACGTTCTCGAGGACGAGGAAGGGGTAGAGCTCTACTCGGCCGAGAGTCCGTCGTTCATGTATATGGCGTTTAATTGCAACGAGGGGCCAACAGCGAATCCGGAGGTCAGACGGGCGATCGCCCACTCGTTCTCGATGCAGGATTTCATCGAGTCCAACGCCGGAAACGTGGCCTCGCCGATGTACAGCCCGGTCCCACCGGTCGTCAACGACGTCTGGGGGTTCCCGGAAGACGAGTACCAGGAGCTGTTGCCCGAGTACGACCCTGACGAGGCCCAGTCGCTACTTGAGGAACACGCGCCAGACGACTTCGAGCCGACGATCATCACGCCGGAAGGGATTCGCACGCAACTGGCCGAACGGATCGCCACCCGATTAGACGAGATCGGCTACGGGGCCGACGTGCAGACGCTCGACTTCGCGACGCTGGTCGATACGTACACGAGCGGGAACGAGGACGACTACCAGATGTACATGCTGGGCTGGACTGGCGGCCCCGACCCCGACTTCTACCTCTACCCGCTCTTCCACGAGAGCCAGGCGGGCGTGAACCAGGGCCACTACTACGAGGGCAGCGACGGCTTCCACGACGACATCGCCGAGGCCCGCAACTCGGCCGACCAGGACGCACGATACGATCTGTACGAGCCCGTCATCCGAGAAATCGTCGAAGAACTGCCCGTGTTGCCCGCGTTTACCCAGGACAACACGATGGCTGCCCGCGACTACGTCCAGGGTCTGCAGGCCCATCCGGAAGTGACGAGAAACCCGACTCTCGTCGCGGAGTATACGAACGTCTCTATGGAGTAA
- a CDS encoding ABC transporter permease, with amino-acid sequence MKLLKYTIYRLLQAIPVLIGISVITFLLANLGPGDPVSLMLQGQEHSEELVRAIEQRYGLDRPLHERYVTYMAGLLEGDLGQSIHYQRPVADLILDRIGPTLLLVLSAYAFALVTAIPLGIVAADRRNEPTDHASRIAALAGVSTPSFWIGIVLILIFAVKLGWLPSSGLIYPWRPPSSYPGISGHLELYYESIRHLLLPMIALGTLQMATIMRVERTQMIESLQGEYVKLARAYGVPERTILRKHAFQVAQLPIITIVGLNLSTALGGAVLVETVFNINGMGQLFVEAIQQNDYQLVMGVTMLLGVLFVVGVIITDISYAYVDPRVTYGERE; translated from the coding sequence ATGAAACTACTCAAATACACGATCTACAGACTCTTGCAGGCGATTCCCGTCCTGATCGGGATCTCTGTCATCACCTTCCTGCTCGCGAACCTGGGGCCGGGCGATCCGGTCAGCCTCATGCTCCAGGGCCAGGAACACAGCGAGGAGTTAGTGCGAGCGATCGAACAGCGATACGGGCTCGACAGACCGTTACACGAGCGCTACGTGACTTATATGGCCGGCCTGCTCGAGGGTGACCTCGGTCAGAGCATCCACTATCAGCGGCCGGTCGCCGATCTGATACTGGATCGAATCGGACCGACGCTCCTGTTGGTCCTGTCGGCGTACGCGTTCGCGCTGGTGACGGCGATTCCGCTCGGTATCGTCGCCGCCGACCGTCGGAACGAACCGACCGACCACGCCTCGCGAATCGCCGCCCTCGCCGGCGTCAGCACGCCGTCGTTCTGGATCGGGATCGTCCTGATCCTGATCTTCGCCGTCAAGCTCGGCTGGTTACCCTCGAGCGGGCTCATCTACCCGTGGCGACCGCCCAGTTCCTACCCGGGCATCAGCGGCCACCTCGAGTTGTACTACGAGTCGATCCGGCACCTGCTGTTGCCGATGATCGCGCTGGGGACGTTACAGATGGCGACGATCATGCGCGTCGAGCGCACGCAGATGATCGAGTCGCTGCAAGGCGAGTACGTCAAGCTCGCCCGCGCTTACGGCGTCCCAGAGCGGACGATCCTTCGCAAACACGCGTTTCAGGTCGCACAGCTTCCGATTATCACCATCGTCGGGCTCAACCTGTCGACGGCGCTCGGCGGGGCGGTGTTAGTCGAGACGGTGTTCAACATCAACGGGATGGGACAGCTGTTCGTCGAGGCGATTCAGCAAAACGACTACCAGCTCGTGATGGGCGTCACGATGCTACTCGGCGTGTTGTTCGTGGTCGGCGTCATCATCACGGACATCTCGTATGCGTACGTCGATCCACGCGTCACTTACGGTGAGAGGGAGTAA
- a CDS encoding ABC transporter permease produces MAVGESQLESGTDAVADEDDVEARVGWRYTVARIKQDTTARWGLYIVAAVLSIAVYAAVDSNLSLLTFGLLSDFTFARLLPIFDHPTYIPPPGEGTQHMPPYFPLAEQSWNPLPAGGTLEHPLGTDHTGRDYFTRIVYGTQVSVFVGLVSTFIGLAGGTVIGAVAGYYGGRVDDVLMRLVETVYAIPPLILIIVFTVFIGGANIWYAVLGVGIAFIPVFARIIRSRVLSIREMDYIEAARAAGVRDRNIIMRHVVPNSFAPVLVYATLQIGVTILIVAGLSFLGYGAQPPTPDWGQMLNISHGYMHSNVWLSIWPGLAIMITIMGFNLFGDGLQDALDPRIDD; encoded by the coding sequence ATGGCAGTTGGTGAATCACAACTCGAGAGCGGAACGGACGCGGTGGCCGACGAGGACGACGTCGAAGCCCGCGTCGGCTGGCGATACACCGTCGCGCGGATCAAACAGGATACGACGGCCCGATGGGGGCTGTATATCGTGGCAGCTGTGCTGAGCATCGCGGTGTACGCCGCCGTGGACAGCAACCTGTCGCTGCTCACGTTCGGACTCCTGTCGGATTTCACGTTCGCGCGGCTGTTGCCGATCTTCGATCACCCCACGTACATCCCGCCGCCGGGCGAGGGAACACAGCACATGCCGCCGTACTTTCCGCTTGCCGAACAATCGTGGAATCCGTTACCGGCTGGTGGCACGCTCGAGCATCCGCTTGGGACTGACCACACCGGTCGGGACTACTTTACGCGGATCGTCTACGGCACGCAGGTGTCGGTGTTCGTCGGCCTCGTCTCGACGTTTATCGGCCTCGCCGGCGGGACGGTGATCGGTGCCGTCGCCGGCTACTACGGTGGTCGCGTCGACGACGTGCTGATGCGACTGGTCGAGACGGTCTACGCGATCCCACCGCTGATCCTCATCATCGTCTTCACTGTCTTCATCGGCGGGGCAAACATCTGGTACGCCGTGCTCGGTGTGGGGATCGCGTTCATCCCCGTCTTCGCCCGCATCATCCGGAGCCGAGTGCTGAGCATCCGCGAGATGGACTACATCGAAGCCGCGCGGGCGGCCGGTGTCAGGGATCGAAACATCATCATGCGTCACGTCGTTCCCAACAGCTTCGCGCCGGTGTTGGTGTACGCGACGTTGCAGATCGGCGTGACGATCCTCATCGTAGCCGGACTCTCCTTCCTCGGCTACGGCGCACAGCCGCCAACACCGGACTGGGGCCAGATGCTCAACATCTCCCACGGCTACATGCACTCGAACGTCTGGCTCTCGATCTGGCCGGGATTGGCGATCATGATCACCATTATGGGCTTCAACCTGTTCGGCGACGGCCTGCAGGACGCCCTCGATCCCCGAATTGACGATTAA
- a CDS encoding ABC transporter ATP-binding protein yields MSSEPLLRVENLKTQFFTEAGTVRAVDGISFEVYEGEIVGLVGESGAGKSVASMSLLRLVERPGEIVAGEVTYKGETLFGLEEGPDGNLQKRDDMLSNEEIRTRIRGNEIAVIFQDPMESLNPVFTVGGQLREFIELNRGLSEDEARREAIDMLREVGIPDPEQRYEEYPHQFSGGMRQRVLIAMALACEPSLIIADEPTTALDVTVEGQILDLVDDLQKKYGTSFIWVTHDLGVVAEICDRVNVMYLGEIVEQAPVDELFYDTKHPYTQALLESMPRPDRTVADLEPIEGVMPEAINPPSGCRFHPRCPDARAVCKRVHPEPKVVADADGEPHRAACVKHDVFDVGYDESPPLEGAVDGEGSRRTDEPQSELAANPAGDEHGGDGGE; encoded by the coding sequence ATGAGTTCAGAACCACTCCTTCGCGTCGAGAATCTCAAGACACAGTTCTTCACGGAAGCCGGCACCGTCCGCGCCGTCGACGGCATCTCCTTCGAGGTCTACGAGGGCGAGATCGTCGGCCTCGTCGGCGAAAGCGGCGCTGGCAAATCAGTCGCCTCGATGAGCCTACTGCGACTCGTCGAGCGCCCCGGCGAGATCGTCGCCGGCGAGGTTACCTACAAAGGCGAGACGCTCTTCGGTCTCGAGGAAGGGCCTGACGGCAATCTGCAGAAACGGGACGACATGCTCTCCAACGAGGAGATCCGGACCCGGATTCGGGGCAACGAGATCGCCGTCATCTTCCAGGATCCGATGGAGTCGCTCAACCCCGTGTTCACCGTCGGGGGACAGCTCCGTGAGTTCATCGAACTCAACCGCGGACTCTCGGAGGACGAGGCCCGCCGGGAGGCGATCGACATGCTTCGCGAGGTGGGTATTCCCGACCCCGAGCAACGCTACGAGGAGTACCCCCACCAGTTCTCGGGCGGGATGCGCCAGCGCGTGCTCATCGCGATGGCGCTGGCCTGTGAACCCAGCCTCATCATCGCCGACGAGCCGACGACGGCGCTCGACGTCACCGTCGAGGGACAGATTCTCGATCTGGTCGACGACCTCCAGAAAAAGTACGGGACGAGTTTTATCTGGGTCACCCACGATCTGGGTGTCGTTGCCGAGATCTGTGACCGCGTGAACGTGATGTATCTCGGCGAGATCGTCGAACAGGCACCGGTCGACGAACTGTTCTACGACACCAAACACCCCTACACGCAGGCCCTGCTCGAGTCGATGCCCAGACCCGATCGAACCGTCGCGGATCTCGAGCCGATCGAGGGCGTGATGCCGGAGGCGATCAATCCGCCCTCCGGCTGTCGGTTTCACCCGCGCTGTCCCGACGCGCGGGCGGTGTGCAAACGGGTCCATCCCGAGCCGAAAGTGGTCGCCGACGCCGACGGCGAGCCCCACCGGGCGGCCTGCGTAAAACACGACGTTTTCGACGTGGGCTACGACGAGAGTCCGCCGCTCGAGGGCGCGGTGGACGGCGAGGGAAGCCGACGAACCGACGAACCGCAGTCGGAACTCGCGGCGAATCCCGCCGGCGACGAGCACGGAGGTGATGGCGGTGAGTAG
- a CDS encoding ABC transporter ATP-binding protein, whose translation MAVSSDLRTSEARDADRDGPLLELEGVSKYFGQGSGLFGGLQYDPDTFPPISVDRERVEAVDDVSLEIQPGETLGLVGESGCGKSTLGRTILRLLEPTDGEILFRGENLADLSGEELRQMRSELQMIFQDPQSSLDPRMKVGQIIEEPMRAHGMLDDEGREARAKELLEKVGLDPRHYNRYPHAFSGGQRQRINLARALSVDPEFVVCDEPVSALDVSIQAQVLNTMERLQEEFGLTYLFIAHDLSVIRHISDRVAVMYLGHIVEVAEKEELFENPQHPYTKALLESIPVPDPRESGARGVLEGEVPSPTEPPSGCRFRTRCPELIAPEAYDLTEAEWSHTRAFMRAVKRRTFEPMSAAELRREFFGGDLPGGEAGEIVADAIDMIATDSDHGGESADDRSDWTAATDLLLESFAERSICARERPAYDLEPVHGSGAHFAACHRRR comes from the coding sequence ATGGCGGTGAGTAGCGACTTGCGCACGAGCGAGGCGCGCGACGCTGACCGGGACGGGCCGTTGCTCGAACTCGAGGGCGTCTCGAAGTACTTCGGTCAGGGCTCCGGCCTTTTCGGCGGGTTGCAGTACGATCCGGACACGTTCCCGCCGATCAGCGTCGATCGCGAGCGGGTGGAAGCAGTCGACGACGTCTCCCTCGAGATCCAGCCCGGCGAGACACTCGGGCTAGTCGGCGAGTCCGGCTGTGGCAAGTCGACGCTCGGCCGGACGATCCTGCGCCTGCTCGAGCCGACGGACGGCGAGATTCTCTTCAGAGGGGAGAACCTCGCGGATCTCAGCGGCGAGGAACTCCGCCAGATGCGCTCGGAACTGCAGATGATCTTCCAGGATCCCCAGTCCTCGCTCGATCCGCGGATGAAAGTCGGCCAGATCATCGAGGAGCCGATGCGCGCCCACGGGATGCTCGATGACGAGGGCCGAGAGGCACGAGCGAAAGAACTCCTCGAGAAAGTCGGGCTCGACCCGCGCCACTACAACCGCTACCCCCACGCCTTCTCCGGCGGCCAGCGCCAGCGGATCAACCTTGCACGAGCGCTGTCGGTCGATCCGGAGTTCGTCGTCTGTGACGAACCCGTCTCCGCGCTCGACGTCTCGATTCAGGCGCAGGTACTGAACACGATGGAGCGGCTCCAAGAGGAGTTCGGGCTCACCTACCTCTTCATCGCCCACGACCTCTCCGTGATTCGCCACATCTCCGACCGCGTCGCGGTGATGTATCTCGGCCACATCGTCGAAGTCGCCGAGAAAGAGGAACTGTTCGAAAACCCCCAGCACCCGTACACGAAGGCGTTACTCGAGTCGATTCCCGTCCCCGATCCACGGGAGTCGGGCGCACGTGGCGTCCTCGAGGGCGAGGTGCCGAGTCCGACGGAGCCGCCCTCTGGCTGTCGATTCCGGACCCGGTGTCCGGAACTGATCGCCCCCGAGGCGTACGACCTGACCGAAGCGGAGTGGTCGCACACACGGGCGTTCATGCGCGCCGTCAAGCGACGGACGTTCGAACCGATGTCAGCCGCCGAGTTGCGCCGGGAGTTCTTCGGCGGCGACCTCCCGGGCGGGGAGGCCGGTGAGATCGTCGCGGATGCGATCGACATGATCGCCACGGACAGCGACCACGGCGGCGAGTCGGCCGACGACCGCAGCGACTGGACTGCCGCGACCGACCTGCTCCTCGAGTCGTTCGCCGAACGGAGTATCTGTGCGCGCGAACGACCCGCGTACGACCTCGAGCCGGTCCACGGATCGGGAGCACACTTCGCGGCGTGTCACCGCCGTCGGTGA
- a CDS encoding DoxX family membrane protein, whose translation MLPVIETLPLQTIDGPFAGELFLVARVLFGGIIAFMGLNHFLDLETTTGYAEMKGVPAPTLSVLLSGVVLVLGGLGVALGLFPALAAGSLAVFLLVTTPLMHDFWAVPDDQQQSELTAFMKNVGLFAGTLVVLAVSTLEWPYALGIGLV comes from the coding sequence ATGTTACCTGTAATCGAAACGCTTCCGCTCCAGACCATCGATGGCCCCTTCGCGGGTGAACTGTTCCTCGTCGCACGCGTGCTGTTCGGCGGGATCATCGCGTTCATGGGTCTGAATCACTTCCTCGATCTCGAGACCACCACGGGATACGCTGAAATGAAAGGCGTTCCAGCACCGACGCTCTCGGTACTGCTCTCCGGGGTCGTCCTCGTACTGGGCGGGCTCGGTGTCGCGCTCGGACTGTTCCCAGCGCTCGCGGCGGGCTCACTCGCGGTGTTCCTGCTCGTCACGACGCCGCTGATGCACGACTTCTGGGCCGTCCCGGACGACCAGCAACAGAGCGAACTCACGGCGTTTATGAAAAACGTCGGTCTGTTCGCTGGCACGCTGGTGGTTCTCGCGGTCAGCACCCTCGAGTGGCCGTACGCGCTCGGAATCGGGCTGGTCTGA
- a CDS encoding DUF7556 family protein: MVTHSHTMTSDTIVGSIDSSDSGAEYVIADISADGAWLSMQADDAPTLPAWR, from the coding sequence ATGGTGACACACTCCCACACCATGACGTCCGACACCATCGTCGGTTCGATCGACTCGAGCGATTCGGGTGCGGAATACGTCATCGCCGACATTTCGGCCGACGGAGCCTGGCTTTCGATGCAGGCGGACGACGCGCCGACGCTGCCGGCTTGGCGATAA
- a CDS encoding CBS domain-containing protein translates to MNVADAMTPREDVVTVELPGTRSDVLEYLQEQSFSSVPVVKPTDNGPEYRGLVSRDALIEQPDEDQLVMLMDDVPTTTAETSLEDVARTMVEEGARRVPVVDGEFEGIVTVTDVVHAIATGDQATEGVVEALASENVNTTYEGAPLPVAERELFYANVPYTVALSDDGRMSGVLTEVDIIDVARIVEGEESTGDNFPDQDSEWSWEGIKAVGSRYLPTRDIELPTGPVSEFMSDDVVTVSAQTSVQEAAQRMISNDIEQIPMLTGEQLVGIVRDIDLLEALYE, encoded by the coding sequence ATGAACGTAGCCGACGCGATGACGCCTCGTGAGGACGTGGTTACCGTCGAACTGCCCGGCACTCGATCGGACGTCCTCGAGTACCTCCAGGAGCAGTCGTTTTCCTCCGTTCCGGTCGTCAAACCGACCGACAACGGTCCTGAGTACCGTGGGTTGGTTTCGCGAGATGCCCTGATCGAACAGCCAGACGAAGACCAGCTCGTCATGCTGATGGACGACGTCCCGACGACGACGGCCGAGACGTCGCTTGAGGACGTCGCGCGGACGATGGTCGAAGAGGGTGCTCGCCGCGTCCCGGTCGTCGACGGGGAGTTCGAAGGGATCGTCACGGTGACTGACGTGGTCCACGCCATCGCGACGGGCGATCAGGCAACCGAGGGCGTCGTCGAGGCCCTCGCAAGCGAGAACGTGAACACGACCTACGAAGGCGCACCGCTGCCGGTTGCCGAACGGGAACTCTTCTACGCGAACGTCCCCTACACCGTTGCGCTGTCCGACGACGGACGGATGAGCGGCGTCCTCACCGAGGTCGACATCATCGACGTCGCCCGCATCGTCGAGGGCGAGGAGTCGACGGGCGACAACTTCCCCGATCAGGATTCGGAGTGGTCCTGGGAGGGCATCAAAGCCGTCGGCAGCCGCTATCTCCCAACGCGGGACATCGAGCTGCCGACCGGCCCCGTCAGCGAGTTCATGAGCGACGACGTGGTGACGGTCTCGGCTCAAACGAGCGTTCAGGAGGCTGCACAGCGCATGATCAGCAACGACATCGAACAGATCCCGATGCTCACCGGCGAACAGCTCGTCGGTATCGTCCGCGACATCGATCTGCTGGAGGCTTTGTATGAGTGA
- the glyS gene encoding glycine--tRNA ligase: MSENQQAETSESATDQTSEKLVELAKRRGYFFQSSGSYGSVGGFYTFGPQGAALKGNIEDAWRDRFALAEGNMEIDAPTIMPEPVFEASGHLEGFDDMLIECPDCGTSSRADHLVEDNTMYEDAESLEIPEVEEIIAEYELVCPDCGAGLAGVAVEDFNLMFATNIGPGDSQPGYLRPETAQGIFVEFPRLKEYARNQLPFGVTQIGRAYRNEISPRRSIIRTREFTQAELEYFIDPEEDEPDLSAVEDVEVTLYPATEQNDEDGDEIQTTIGDAVADDVIASPWVAYFLGVAKPWYEAVGVDMDRFRFRQHLSGERAHYASDCWDAESEIDGNWIEMAGFAYRGDYDLSKHSEHSGDRFTVFKQYDEPKTVERATVDPNMSYLGPEFGGDAGAVVEELEALAARDRTAFEGDTVEFELEGETYEIPVEKTGFAVEEQTESGEHIIPHVVEPSFGVDRLVYTVLHHAYREDEVDDEERTYLELEPEVAPTFVGVFPLQSDAELEAQADEIVDDLREAGLSITYDDSGNIGRRYRRQDEVGTPFCVTVDYETVEADETTVTVRERDTTDQKRLPVDDLAETLSAIREGDLEFEDL, translated from the coding sequence ATGAGTGAGAACCAACAGGCGGAGACGAGCGAATCGGCGACCGACCAGACGAGCGAGAAGTTAGTCGAACTGGCCAAACGCCGCGGCTACTTCTTCCAGTCGTCGGGTTCTTACGGTAGCGTCGGCGGCTTCTACACGTTCGGCCCACAGGGAGCGGCCCTGAAAGGCAACATCGAAGACGCCTGGCGCGACCGCTTTGCGCTCGCCGAGGGCAACATGGAGATCGACGCGCCGACGATCATGCCCGAACCCGTCTTCGAAGCCTCGGGCCACCTCGAGGGCTTCGACGACATGCTGATCGAATGTCCCGACTGTGGGACGAGCAGCCGCGCGGACCACCTCGTCGAGGACAACACGATGTACGAGGATGCCGAGAGCCTCGAGATTCCGGAGGTCGAAGAGATCATCGCCGAGTACGAACTCGTCTGTCCCGACTGCGGTGCCGGCCTCGCGGGCGTCGCCGTTGAGGATTTCAACCTCATGTTCGCGACCAACATCGGCCCCGGTGACTCCCAGCCGGGCTATCTGCGCCCCGAGACGGCGCAAGGTATCTTCGTCGAGTTCCCCCGACTCAAGGAGTACGCTCGCAACCAGCTTCCGTTCGGCGTCACCCAGATCGGTCGGGCCTACCGCAACGAGATCAGCCCGCGACGGTCGATCATCCGCACCCGCGAGTTCACGCAGGCCGAACTCGAGTACTTCATCGACCCAGAGGAAGACGAACCCGACCTTTCGGCGGTCGAAGACGTCGAAGTGACGCTCTACCCCGCCACCGAGCAGAACGACGAGGACGGCGACGAGATCCAGACGACGATCGGTGACGCCGTCGCCGACGACGTGATCGCCAGTCCGTGGGTCGCCTACTTCCTCGGCGTCGCCAAGCCGTGGTACGAGGCCGTCGGCGTCGATATGGACCGGTTCCGCTTCCGCCAGCACCTCTCGGGTGAGCGCGCCCACTACGCGAGCGACTGCTGGGACGCCGAAAGCGAGATCGACGGCAACTGGATCGAGATGGCCGGCTTCGCCTACCGCGGCGATTACGACCTCTCGAAACACAGCGAACACTCCGGTGACCGCTTTACCGTCTTCAAGCAGTACGACGAACCGAAGACGGTCGAGCGCGCCACCGTCGACCCCAACATGAGCTACCTCGGTCCCGAGTTCGGCGGCGACGCAGGGGCTGTCGTGGAGGAACTCGAGGCACTCGCAGCCCGCGATCGCACCGCCTTCGAGGGCGATACGGTCGAATTCGAACTCGAGGGCGAGACCTACGAGATCCCCGTCGAGAAAACCGGCTTCGCGGTCGAAGAGCAGACCGAATCCGGTGAGCACATCATCCCCCACGTCGTCGAGCCCTCCTTCGGTGTGGACCGGCTCGTCTACACCGTCCTTCACCACGCCTACCGGGAAGACGAGGTCGACGACGAGGAGCGAACCTACCTCGAACTCGAGCCCGAAGTCGCCCCGACGTTCGTCGGCGTCTTCCCGCTGCAAAGCGACGCGGAACTCGAGGCCCAGGCTGACGAGATCGTCGACGACCTTCGCGAGGCCGGGCTGTCAATCACCTACGACGACTCGGGCAACATCGGGCGGCGCTACCGCCGACAGGACGAGGTCGGGACGCCGTTCTGTGTGACGGTCGACTACGAGACCGTCGAGGCCGACGAGACGACCGTCACGGTCCGCGAGCGAGACACGACCGACCAGAAGCGCCTCCCAGTCGACGACCTCGCGGAGACGCTGTCGGCGATCCGCGAAGGAGACCTCGAGTTCGAGGACCTATGA
- a CDS encoding acetamidase/formamidase family protein, translated as MSSDNDAVDHRVRADDGAVHSVWDNGLEPVCTVEPGDVVRFECNDATNGQVGPDATAADLATLDIDPVHPLTGPVAIEGAQPGDVLQIDLLEIDHDGWGCTLVLPGEIELGLLADEFPEPALYVWELEDDVGEFVDGIEVPLDPFPGVIGVAPAEDGAHSTFPPRSVGGNLDVKQLTEGSTLYLPVAVEGALFSIGDGHAAQGDGEVCGTGIEAPMTVTCRFDLRSDLSLETAQFETRGPFTPTGRDEPMYGTTGVADDLMDATRQAIRHMIDHLHDERGLSRTEAYMLCSVAVDLKPNQVVNAPNWTVSAYLPERIFPEPRRRSTTGE; from the coding sequence ATGTCGAGCGACAACGACGCGGTCGATCATCGGGTACGTGCCGACGACGGCGCGGTTCACAGCGTGTGGGACAACGGCCTCGAACCGGTGTGTACGGTCGAACCGGGCGACGTCGTCCGCTTCGAGTGCAACGACGCCACGAACGGCCAAGTCGGCCCCGACGCGACGGCTGCGGACCTCGCCACGCTCGATATCGACCCCGTCCACCCGTTGACTGGGCCCGTCGCAATCGAAGGGGCACAGCCGGGTGACGTCCTCCAGATCGACCTCCTCGAGATCGACCACGACGGCTGGGGATGCACGCTGGTGCTCCCGGGAGAGATCGAACTCGGACTCTTAGCCGACGAGTTCCCAGAGCCGGCACTGTACGTCTGGGAACTCGAGGACGACGTCGGCGAATTCGTCGACGGGATCGAGGTGCCTCTCGACCCGTTCCCCGGCGTGATCGGTGTTGCACCAGCTGAAGACGGTGCACACAGCACATTCCCGCCGCGGTCGGTCGGCGGAAATCTGGACGTCAAACAGCTCACGGAAGGGTCGACGCTGTATCTTCCCGTCGCAGTTGAGGGGGCCCTGTTCAGTATCGGTGACGGCCACGCCGCTCAGGGTGACGGCGAGGTCTGTGGCACTGGTATCGAGGCCCCGATGACCGTCACGTGCCGGTTCGACCTGCGGTCGGACCTGTCGCTCGAGACCGCACAGTTCGAAACGAGGGGTCCGTTCACTCCGACCGGTCGGGACGAGCCGATGTACGGGACGACAGGCGTTGCGGACGATCTCATGGACGCAACCCGACAGGCCATCCGACACATGATCGACCACCTACACGACGAACGCGGCCTCTCCCGGACTGAAGCCTACATGCTGTGCTCGGTGGCCGTTGACCTGAAACCCAATCAGGTCGTCAACGCCCCGAACTGGACCGTTTCTGCGTATCTCCCGGAGCGCATCTTCCCGGAGCCGCGTCGTCGGTCAACGACAGGGGAGTGA